From the genome of Abyssicoccus albus, one region includes:
- a CDS encoding glycosyltransferase family 4 protein, with amino-acid sequence MQTLIVLLLTFCVAIITTPLTIILAKRWDIVDMPNDRKVHKTPIPTIGGVPIYISFIVGLLIADPFEPEIKPIVIGGGILLLLGLIDDVVDLKAWIKLLVQTFVAGIVVYYGIMIDFISPFGYLIEFGFWSIPVTIIWVVGITNAFNLIDGLDGLSSGVAVIALTTIGFISILQGNIFIMLICVILIGSLLGFLVYNFHPAKIFMGDNGALLIGYIISVVSLLGFKNITLISLFFPLVILGVPFVDMFFAVIRRYKKGVSIVNADKEHLHHKLIKLGFSHRQTVILIYTIAIMFSAASIVLYHSTNWGVFIIFVLLLITIQLIVEMTGLIDDDYKPILNTIRNMIRRKN; translated from the coding sequence ATGCAAACTTTAATTGTATTGTTGTTAACTTTTTGTGTCGCAATCATCACTACACCGTTAACGATAATATTAGCAAAACGTTGGGATATTGTAGATATGCCAAATGATCGTAAAGTACATAAAACTCCTATACCTACGATTGGTGGGGTTCCTATATATATTAGTTTTATCGTAGGTCTATTAATCGCTGACCCGTTTGAGCCTGAAATTAAGCCGATTGTGATAGGTGGAGGGATATTACTACTACTAGGGTTAATTGATGATGTAGTTGACTTAAAGGCTTGGATTAAGTTGTTAGTCCAAACTTTCGTAGCGGGTATTGTTGTTTATTATGGTATTATGATTGATTTTATTTCACCCTTTGGTTACTTGATTGAGTTTGGTTTTTGGAGTATACCTGTGACAATCATTTGGGTTGTTGGAATTACAAATGCATTTAATTTAATCGATGGATTAGATGGTTTATCTAGTGGTGTTGCAGTGATTGCGTTGACGACAATTGGCTTTATATCGATACTACAAGGAAACATCTTCATCATGCTTATTTGTGTCATTTTAATTGGGAGTTTATTAGGTTTTCTTGTTTATAACTTTCATCCTGCAAAAATATTTATGGGAGATAACGGTGCTTTACTCATTGGATATATCATTAGTGTCGTATCATTACTTGGATTTAAAAATATTACTTTAATTTCTTTATTTTTCCCATTAGTCATATTGGGGGTTCCATTTGTTGATATGTTTTTTGCAGTCATTAGAAGATATAAAAAAGGGGTATCCATTGTAAATGCTGATAAAGAACACTTACATCATAAACTTATTAAATTAGGGTTTAGTCATAGGCAAACGGTTATATTGATTTACACGATTGCTATTATGTTTAGTGCTGCGAGTATCGTCTTGTATCATTCTACAAATTGGGGTGTCTTTATTATATTTGTGTTACTGTTAATTACAATTCAATTGATTGTGGAGATGACAGGGTTAATCGATGATGATTATAAGCCGATATTAAATACTATTCGTAATATGATACGAAGAAAAAATTAA
- a CDS encoding DegV family protein, whose translation MKTAIITDSTAYLSNDYIEQHDDLYVISLSVILNQSSYKESHEITTNEFYAKLKQVEELPMTSQPSIGEYIDLLEQLKNKGYEKAIAIHLSSGISGTYQNSITAGKSVDGIDVYSFDSKLACMIEGFYVDFAYKHKNQRTADEIIDEMTKMRDQTTEGYIVVDDLSNLRKGGRLTATQAMIGTMLHIKPVLTFEDGLIVPNAKIRTLNKALKQIEHYFEDIVHQYPDEQIHATIIHANNEDAAEKWLYKMKEKYPNINITLSHFGPVIGTHLGSGALAMGWVIGDF comes from the coding sequence ATGAAAACAGCAATCATAACAGATTCGACTGCCTATTTAAGTAATGATTATATAGAGCAGCATGACGACTTATATGTTATTTCATTATCAGTAATATTGAATCAGTCATCATACAAAGAATCTCATGAAATAACTACAAATGAATTTTATGCTAAATTGAAGCAGGTAGAAGAACTACCGATGACAAGTCAACCGTCTATTGGTGAATATATTGACCTATTAGAACAGTTAAAAAATAAAGGCTATGAAAAAGCCATTGCAATTCATTTGTCATCTGGCATTAGTGGGACATATCAAAATTCTATTACGGCTGGGAAGAGTGTAGATGGTATTGATGTTTACTCATTTGATTCAAAATTAGCTTGCATGATAGAAGGCTTTTATGTAGATTTTGCATACAAGCATAAAAATCAACGAACTGCCGATGAAATAATCGATGAGATGACTAAAATGCGAGACCAAACAACGGAAGGTTATATTGTTGTTGATGATTTATCGAACCTTAGAAAAGGAGGACGATTAACTGCAACACAAGCGATGATTGGGACGATGTTGCATATTAAACCAGTACTCACTTTTGAAGATGGATTGATTGTTCCGAATGCCAAAATTAGAACATTAAATAAAGCACTTAAACAAATAGAACATTATTTTGAGGATATTGTTCATCAGTATCCGGATGAACAGATACATGCGACAATTATTCACGCTAATAATGAAGATGCTGCTGAAAAGTGGCTATATAAAATGAAGGAAAAGTACCCTAATATAAATATTACACTGAGCCACTTTGGTCCAGTAATTGGGACGCACTTAGGTTCCGGAGCACTTGCTATGGGATGGGTGATCGGGGATTTCTAA
- a CDS encoding YitT family protein produces MKQSKWWDYLLVIVGAIIVGVTYNAFLLPAKLAAGGLSGITTILYELFRFDPATVQYLVNIPLFILGLIFLGKDFTLKSIIGTFIVPTAIFFSKGIVPHGVTDPLLSSIYGGIVLGLGLGLVYRGNGSTGGTVTIAQLLRKFTGISSGFSQLLVDAIVVITSALVFSFELALYALIAIYVTSKVIDFAQLQTGDNKMVFIITQNKSDVINVLHESVDRGVTEISALGGYSGEQRSLLLSVMETKEAIFFKQVMQREQPNSFVIFINTSEILGRGFSKGKYDIES; encoded by the coding sequence ATGAAACAATCTAAATGGTGGGACTATCTACTCGTGATTGTCGGGGCAATTATTGTCGGTGTTACATACAATGCTTTTTTACTCCCCGCTAAACTTGCCGCGGGTGGCTTGAGCGGAATTACAACAATTTTATATGAGTTGTTTAGATTTGATCCAGCTACAGTTCAATATTTAGTCAATATCCCTTTATTCATTCTTGGATTAATTTTTCTCGGTAAAGATTTTACTTTAAAATCTATTATCGGTACTTTTATTGTGCCTACAGCAATATTTTTCTCAAAAGGTATTGTTCCTCATGGTGTGACAGATCCTTTATTAAGTTCGATATACGGTGGGATTGTCCTTGGACTTGGGCTCGGATTAGTCTACAGAGGTAACGGTAGTACGGGAGGAACAGTAACAATTGCTCAACTTCTACGTAAATTCACGGGGATCTCTAGTGGTTTCTCACAATTACTAGTAGATGCTATTGTTGTCATTACTAGTGCTTTAGTATTCAGCTTTGAGCTAGCATTATATGCTCTAATTGCAATTTACGTTACAAGTAAAGTGATTGATTTCGCTCAATTACAAACTGGTGATAACAAAATGGTCTTCATTATTACTCAGAATAAATCAGATGTCATTAATGTACTCCATGAATCAGTGGATCGAGGGGTTACAGAAATTAGCGCTCTCGGCGGATATTCAGGAGAGCAAAGATCTCTTCTATTATCTGTGATGGAAACGAAAGAAGCGATTTTTTTCAAACAAGTGATGCAACGAGAACAACCGAATTCATTTGTAATTTTTATAAACACGTCAGAAATCTTAGGGCGTGGATTTTCAAAAGGGAAGTATGATATAGAATCATAA
- a CDS encoding GGDEF domain-containing protein has protein sequence MLSSVFINIAIIIAGVYLLIRIQLFDHLNIMKNKNIISILMTVLAIVLLKFPIQLSEEHLYLSFLIIILLSTITSPVHTFISALVLCIAHYILIHFDLFWMIFYLIIALLLSNIAPFIKANRFKNLMLFLTLSLMIFTILHIFNPVEPLVLFLFIPICYIAMLSLYLIYNDLDTFSELTLKQKFSQSKDILTSLYNVRQFDYDINEANNNIETIQSFGLILIDIDHFKSVNDNYGFESGDLVLKQMSQLILNYLPRNSKAYRNSGEEFSIISFGASYNELIHIAESIRRNVEKSTFHTKHNTTLNLTVSIGIGYKTKDDISTNRKVFIDADEMLYEAKKNGTNKVMFNPTLTFKAGDSDDL, from the coding sequence ATGTTATCGTCTGTATTCATTAACATAGCTATTATCATTGCGGGAGTATACCTGCTTATTCGTATTCAATTATTTGACCATTTAAATATTATGAAAAATAAAAATATCATTTCTATTTTGATGACAGTATTGGCAATAGTCTTATTAAAGTTCCCAATTCAACTTTCAGAAGAGCATCTATACTTAAGCTTTCTCATCATCATATTGTTATCGACAATCACATCACCAGTGCATACATTTATTAGTGCTTTAGTATTGTGTATTGCACATTATATTTTGATTCATTTTGATTTATTTTGGATGATTTTTTATTTGATCATTGCGCTTTTATTATCTAATATAGCCCCTTTCATAAAGGCAAATAGATTTAAAAATTTAATGTTATTTTTAACGTTATCCTTAATGATTTTTACAATTTTGCATATTTTTAACCCTGTAGAGCCATTAGTATTATTTTTATTTATCCCAATTTGCTATATTGCGATGCTTTCACTTTATTTAATATATAATGACTTAGATACATTCTCTGAATTAACTTTGAAGCAAAAATTTAGCCAGTCAAAAGATATTTTGACGAGCTTGTATAATGTGCGTCAATTTGATTACGATATCAATGAAGCCAATAATAATATTGAAACAATTCAATCATTTGGCCTAATATTGATTGATATTGATCACTTTAAATCAGTCAATGACAATTATGGATTTGAAAGTGGTGACTTAGTTCTTAAACAAATGAGCCAACTTATCTTGAACTATCTACCAAGAAATTCAAAAGCATATCGTAATAGTGGTGAAGAATTTTCAATCATTTCATTTGGCGCTTCATACAACGAATTGATTCATATTGCAGAATCCATTCGAAGGAATGTTGAAAAATCAACATTCCATACAAAGCATAATACGACATTAAATTTAACTGTTTCAATCGGAATCGGTTATAAGACTAAAGACGATATTTCAACAAATCGAAAAGTATTTATTGATGCAGATGAAATGCTCTATGAAGCAAAGAAAAATGGTACAAATAAAGTAATGTTCAATCCAACATTAACATTTAAAGCAGGTGATTCTGATGACTTATAA
- the pepT gene encoding peptidase T: MKKININQTEVINRFIQYAKIDSQSNPANKTTPSTKNQWDMLHLLKSQLDQMDIESTLDHHGYLFATLHSNLEDDNSYTIGFLSHVDTATDYNASNVAPQIHEHYSGEKLQLNQSTTLDPEEFPHLKTLNDVTLITTSGDTLLSADNKAGVTAIMELIKYLVEHPEVPHGTLKFGFTPDEEIGRGPHHFDVEAFNADYAYTVDGGILGELQYESFNAASAVVEVKGRNIHPGAAKNQMINAMSILAKYHSNLPNEEVPELTEGYEGFIHLLQMTGDVQSAKAEYIIRDHDKELFNEKKQLMMQKVERLNKIHNKELVSIRIEDQYKNMGDVINQHPKLIEVAKSSMKTIGINPIVEPIRGGTDGSQLSFMGLPTPNIFTGGANFHGPYEYLVVDHLIQCIHTLIQISVEFSQIKK; encoded by the coding sequence ATGAAAAAAATAAATATTAATCAGACTGAAGTTATTAACAGATTTATTCAATATGCTAAGATCGACTCTCAATCTAACCCTGCAAATAAAACAACACCGTCTACAAAAAACCAATGGGATATGTTACATCTATTAAAATCACAACTTGACCAAATGGATATTGAATCCACACTGGATCATCATGGCTACTTATTCGCTACGTTACATTCTAATCTTGAGGACGATAACTCTTATACAATTGGTTTCTTATCACATGTTGATACCGCAACGGATTACAATGCGTCAAATGTTGCACCCCAAATCCATGAACACTATTCTGGGGAGAAGCTTCAATTAAATCAATCGACAACCTTAGATCCTGAAGAGTTTCCTCATTTAAAAACTTTGAATGATGTAACTTTAATCACAACTTCAGGCGATACATTATTGAGTGCTGATAATAAAGCTGGTGTCACAGCGATTATGGAATTGATTAAATATTTAGTCGAACACCCGGAAGTTCCTCACGGCACATTGAAATTTGGCTTTACACCTGATGAAGAAATTGGACGTGGTCCACATCATTTCGATGTTGAGGCCTTTAATGCGGATTATGCCTATACAGTTGACGGTGGTATATTAGGCGAACTTCAATATGAAAGCTTTAATGCAGCGAGTGCAGTTGTTGAAGTAAAAGGGCGAAATATCCATCCAGGTGCAGCAAAGAATCAAATGATTAACGCGATGAGTATTCTTGCCAAGTATCATTCTAATTTGCCAAATGAAGAAGTTCCAGAACTTACGGAAGGATATGAAGGATTTATCCATTTACTTCAAATGACCGGTGACGTACAAAGTGCAAAAGCAGAATATATTATTAGAGACCATGATAAAGAACTTTTCAATGAAAAGAAACAACTCATGATGCAAAAAGTCGAAAGACTTAATAAAATTCACAACAAAGAATTAGTCTCTATTCGAATTGAAGATCAATACAAAAATATGGGTGATGTGATCAACCAACATCCAAAACTCATTGAAGTCGCAAAATCATCAATGAAAACAATAGGAATAAATCCAATTGTCGAACCTATTCGTGGTGGTACTGACGGATCGCAATTATCGTTTATGGGCCTTCCTACCCCTAATATATTCACAGGAGGAGCGAACTTCCATGGTCCTTACGAATATTTAGTTGTCGACCATTTGATACAATGTATTCATACATTAATTCAAATCAGTGTTGAATTTTCACAAATAAAAAAATAA
- a CDS encoding helicase-related protein — protein sequence MKYYLTRKQIETLDKSNDKKSYRDIHVDPFISQGKCNRCCSIDPTDFHSFIHQFTQRSTLYCRRCSQYGMFHSFEGYPYVNHSHQDYKDINALSIRLPFELTHYQQSIIEQMSDRIQCKTICNSTTRQKATDEYLLYAVTGAGKSEIILSCCDKWVTRNRQLNIAIVCPRRDVIVDLHEKAQRYFDVEFTIRCMGICKHVFNSLHFMTIHQLIYYKNYFDIIIIDEADAYPYSGDLRLHDIVLSALSHSGTLIYVSATLNPTLKRIPKANSFILPVRFHEKPLVTPRLKFLPSRFEQRIVCEAIKPYISLNNAMDKNKKLLIYVHSIEQLLTLNEFLQNQFRQNVSKIGYIYSNSELRTELIDDFKQGRITVLLSTTLLERGLTFKDVNIIILRSHKFDRNTLIQMMGRADRYIGPKSGTVTLYYALYNMELYYACKYIRDMNQRWRLYGRQVNINQP from the coding sequence ATGAAATATTACTTAACCCGAAAACAAATTGAGACATTAGATAAATCTAATGATAAAAAGTCTTATCGTGATATTCATGTTGATCCATTCATATCACAAGGGAAATGTAATCGATGTTGTTCAATAGACCCAACAGACTTCCATTCTTTTATCCATCAATTTACTCAGCGAAGCACATTGTATTGTAGGAGATGTAGTCAATACGGTATGTTTCATTCTTTTGAAGGTTATCCATATGTAAACCATTCACATCAAGATTATAAAGACATTAACGCATTATCAATTCGGTTACCGTTCGAACTCACTCACTATCAACAAAGTATCATCGAACAAATGTCTGATCGAATACAATGTAAAACAATATGTAATTCAACAACTAGACAAAAAGCAACCGATGAATATCTTTTATATGCAGTGACTGGTGCCGGTAAAAGTGAGATTATTTTGAGCTGTTGTGACAAATGGGTCACAAGGAATCGTCAATTGAACATTGCGATTGTCTGTCCAAGGAGGGATGTTATCGTGGATTTGCATGAAAAGGCACAACGATACTTCGATGTAGAGTTTACAATAAGGTGTATGGGTATATGTAAGCACGTGTTCAACTCGTTGCACTTTATGACAATCCATCAATTAATTTATTATAAAAATTACTTTGACATCATTATCATTGATGAAGCGGACGCATATCCATACAGTGGTGATTTAAGACTACATGACATTGTTTTGAGTGCGCTATCACATTCAGGGACTTTGATTTATGTATCAGCTACATTGAATCCTACTTTAAAACGTATTCCGAAAGCAAATTCATTTATTTTACCTGTCCGGTTTCATGAAAAGCCATTAGTTACACCAAGATTGAAATTTTTACCTAGTCGATTTGAACAGCGGATAGTATGTGAGGCAATCAAACCATATATTTCTTTGAATAATGCGATGGATAAAAATAAAAAGTTATTAATCTATGTACACTCTATCGAACAACTTTTAACTTTGAATGAATTTTTGCAAAATCAGTTCCGTCAAAATGTATCTAAGATTGGTTATATTTATTCGAATAGTGAGCTCCGAACGGAATTAATCGATGATTTCAAGCAAGGGCGAATCACGGTACTATTATCAACAACATTGTTGGAGAGAGGACTAACGTTTAAAGATGTAAATATTATTATATTGCGAAGTCACAAATTTGATCGTAATACATTGATACAAATGATGGGTAGAGCAGATCGTTATATAGGACCGAAAAGTGGAACAGTCACTTTGTATTATGCTTTATATAATATGGAGCTGTATTATGCATGTAAATATATAAGAGATATGAATCAAAGATGGAGATTATATGGAAGACAAGTAAATATAAATCAGCCATAA
- a CDS encoding threonine/serine exporter family protein, producing the protein MTYNHQIVTDISLLAGQILLESGAETYRVEDTMSRIARSFGIRNTENFVTPTVVMFSINGYNSQLVRINERAINLEKIERTNEISRALVGGHISPEEALEKLTELKDTKLSYSILMKVFAAALTSLCFFIMFRGDFEESLIAFLAGGIGWITFECVTLYTKAKFFNEFFASFAVALVAQCFAITIESINMSLIIISALMPLVPGVPITNAIRDILAGQLLAGLSKGVEASITAFAIGAGVAIVLMFL; encoded by the coding sequence ATGACTTATAATCATCAAATTGTAACAGACATTTCATTACTTGCAGGTCAAATTCTTTTAGAATCCGGTGCCGAAACTTATCGTGTAGAAGATACAATGAGTAGAATCGCTCGAAGCTTTGGAATCCGTAATACAGAAAATTTCGTAACTCCAACAGTTGTTATGTTCAGTATTAACGGTTATAACTCACAACTCGTCCGCATTAATGAAAGAGCAATCAACCTTGAGAAGATTGAAAGAACCAATGAAATCTCTCGAGCATTAGTCGGTGGTCACATTTCACCGGAAGAAGCGCTCGAAAAACTTACAGAATTGAAAGATACTAAATTGAGTTATTCAATTTTAATGAAAGTATTTGCTGCTGCACTCACCTCTTTATGTTTCTTTATTATGTTTAGAGGTGATTTTGAAGAATCTTTAATTGCATTCCTCGCTGGTGGTATTGGATGGATTACTTTTGAATGTGTAACTCTCTATACGAAGGCAAAGTTTTTCAATGAATTTTTCGCTTCATTTGCAGTTGCTCTTGTTGCTCAATGTTTCGCTATCACAATAGAATCAATTAATATGAGTTTAATTATCATCTCTGCATTGATGCCACTTGTTCCTGGTGTACCAATCACTAATGCAATACGAGATATATTAGCAGGCCAATTATTAGCTGGTTTAAGTAAAGGTGTGGAAGCTAGTATAACTGCCTTTGCAATCGGGGCTGGCGTTGCCATCGTGCTGATGTTCTTATAA
- a CDS encoding LCP family protein → MRRSEYQQQEKKAFPWVKVLLSLILIITLLIAGIFLYLFLKVKSTADTMTDEETVNYTSEKREKKVDLKKKEPISVVLFGTDSDAVRESKGSGARTDTIIVATINPNKDKTTMVSIPRDTQAKLADVGTVEKINHAYAYGGPTTAMKTVENLLDIPIDFYATVNMDGFTTVIDKIGGIDVTSPNTFSMGGYSFVEGETYHMDGKEALAFSRSRKQAGSGGDFGRQNRQQLVVESIMKNLVSINSASNINGILDTFGSNVITNASFNDLTKLQSYGGALDNIERDALEGSGGIQGDGLWYFVPSQQSINNVSNKARENLEL, encoded by the coding sequence GTGAGACGTTCTGAATATCAACAACAAGAAAAAAAAGCTTTCCCATGGGTTAAAGTGTTACTCTCATTGATCCTAATTATTACATTGCTTATTGCAGGGATCTTTTTGTACCTATTCCTTAAAGTTAAAAGCACTGCAGATACGATGACTGATGAAGAAACAGTAAACTATACATCAGAGAAACGTGAAAAGAAAGTTGATTTAAAGAAAAAGGAACCTATTTCAGTCGTATTATTTGGAACCGATTCTGATGCCGTGAGAGAAAGTAAAGGTAGTGGTGCTCGAACAGATACAATTATCGTTGCTACAATTAATCCAAACAAAGATAAAACGACAATGGTCAGTATCCCACGTGATACTCAAGCCAAGCTTGCAGATGTTGGAACTGTTGAAAAAATAAATCATGCTTATGCGTATGGTGGCCCAACAACAGCGATGAAAACGGTCGAAAACCTCTTAGACATTCCGATTGACTTCTATGCAACTGTAAACATGGATGGATTCACAACAGTCATTGATAAAATAGGTGGTATCGATGTGACAAGCCCAAATACATTCAGTATGGGTGGTTACTCATTTGTTGAAGGCGAGACGTACCATATGGATGGTAAAGAAGCGCTCGCATTCTCACGAAGTCGTAAACAAGCAGGTAGTGGCGGAGACTTCGGACGCCAAAATAGACAACAACTTGTCGTAGAATCAATTATGAAAAATCTTGTAAGTATTAACTCCGCATCTAATATTAATGGTATTCTTGATACTTTCGGTTCCAACGTGATTACAAATGCTTCTTTCAATGACTTAACAAAACTACAAAGCTATGGCGGTGCATTAGATAACATTGAACGTGATGCTTTAGAAGGATCTGGTGGAATCCAAGGTGATGGTTTATGGTATTTTGTACCGAGCCAACAATCCATTAACAATGTTAGCAATAAAGCTCGAGAAAATTTAGAGCTTTAA
- a CDS encoding threonine/serine exporter family protein, which produces MFYIIQCIMSFFASFTFGILFNVKRELLIYCGVIGAIGWLVYVTLQEFVFQPIFCIFVASFTLSLSAHILSKIVKKPVILFIVCGIIPLVPGGLAYETTKLLVQTNYDGALSKGLEALLNSGSIAIGIVASEIIFQLFHELYITIKRSVTNEKNKY; this is translated from the coding sequence ATGTTTTATATTATTCAATGCATAATGAGCTTTTTCGCTTCTTTTACATTTGGAATACTATTTAATGTTAAACGTGAACTACTCATATATTGTGGAGTTATCGGAGCTATTGGTTGGTTAGTTTATGTTACTTTACAAGAGTTCGTATTCCAACCTATTTTTTGTATTTTCGTTGCAAGTTTTACTCTATCACTTAGTGCTCATATATTAAGTAAAATCGTAAAAAAGCCTGTGATTCTCTTTATTGTTTGTGGAATTATTCCATTAGTTCCAGGTGGCCTTGCGTACGAAACAACTAAACTTCTTGTACAAACCAATTATGATGGCGCATTATCTAAAGGATTAGAAGCTCTACTGAACTCAGGTTCGATAGCCATCGGAATCGTAGCAAGTGAAATTATCTTCCAGCTATTCCATGAACTATATATAACAATTAAAAGGAGTGTAACCAATGAAAAAAATAAATATTAA
- a CDS encoding YigZ family protein, giving the protein MSTNLTILNSHHTTIEIKNSTFIAYLKYVESEQEAKYFIEKIKQQHPDANHNCSAYIIGQHQTIQKANDDGEPSGTAGVPMLEVLKKQNLHNICVVVTRYFGGIKLGGGGLIRAYSKSTSEVINDSTIVAMKPSKHVQLTLNYDQTQKFEHAIKDTDYLLQDTTYTENVTYDLAILESDYDDFLDWLNQMTQSNYDLIEKETTLKGFPV; this is encoded by the coding sequence ATGTCAACTAACTTAACGATTTTAAATTCCCACCATACGACAATTGAAATTAAAAATTCAACATTTATCGCCTATCTAAAATACGTTGAGTCCGAACAAGAGGCAAAGTATTTTATTGAAAAAATTAAGCAACAACACCCTGACGCAAATCATAATTGCTCCGCATATATTATTGGACAACATCAAACAATCCAAAAAGCTAATGACGATGGTGAACCGTCAGGTACTGCAGGTGTTCCAATGTTAGAAGTTTTAAAAAAACAAAACCTTCATAATATATGCGTCGTTGTCACAAGGTATTTCGGTGGCATTAAGTTAGGTGGCGGTGGATTAATACGTGCATATAGTAAATCAACAAGTGAAGTTATTAATGATTCAACCATTGTCGCAATGAAACCATCTAAGCACGTCCAACTCACATTAAATTATGATCAGACACAGAAATTTGAACACGCGATTAAGGACACTGATTATTTACTTCAAGATACAACGTATACAGAAAATGTAACCTATGATTTAGCAATTTTAGAATCTGATTATGATGATTTTTTAGATTGGTTAAATCAAATGACACAATCCAATTATGATCTTATCGAAAAAGAAACAACGTTAAAAGGTTTCCCTGTTTAA
- the ytxJ gene encoding bacillithiol system redox-active protein YtxJ yields the protein MVSKLTSIDHFNKMLEDNESIFVFKHSETCPISASAFDIYNNFLYERDMDGYYLIVQEERDLSNYIESEFGIKHESPQALYFQNGEIKWSKSHQDITLLSLADAEE from the coding sequence ATGGTTTCTAAATTGACATCAATTGACCATTTCAACAAAATGCTAGAGGATAACGAATCTATTTTTGTTTTTAAACATAGTGAGACTTGTCCAATTTCGGCAAGTGCATTTGATATTTATAATAACTTTTTATATGAAAGAGATATGGATGGATATTACTTAATAGTTCAAGAAGAAAGAGATTTATCTAATTATATTGAATCAGAATTCGGGATTAAGCATGAATCACCACAAGCATTGTATTTCCAAAATGGTGAAATTAAGTGGAGCAAATCCCACCAAGATATTACATTGTTATCATTGGCTGATGCAGAAGAATGA
- a CDS encoding ComF family protein, giving the protein MNEKCINCLSNIKYDTDFMTMLQMLICDYRAYDQDQLSICQSCIDLINRSRVRKNENSRYVITDGNDFNENGTFKKTTIEPELSYYKSIAHYSFHYTPFIQDYFYQLKANGDIARASVLSDIIQKDLVYYELQAKQCVIVPIPISEERLKIRGFNQVEVMLDASSIRYERILRTNKQYTQSQLTLEQRLALNNPFYIDEDEIKKVSIDFKDKTIIIVDDIITTGVTIHHAAQVLNHLNPYDIKVYAFANAGKKGYNKSRK; this is encoded by the coding sequence ATGAATGAAAAGTGTATAAATTGTCTGTCAAATATTAAGTATGACACTGATTTTATGACGATGTTACAAATGTTGATTTGTGATTATAGAGCGTATGACCAAGATCAGTTAAGTATATGTCAATCATGTATAGATCTAATCAATAGAAGTAGAGTTAGAAAAAATGAGAACAGTCGTTATGTCATAACGGATGGTAATGATTTTAACGAAAATGGTACATTTAAGAAAACAACCATTGAACCAGAATTATCATATTACAAATCAATTGCTCATTATTCTTTTCATTATACCCCCTTTATACAAGATTATTTTTATCAGTTAAAAGCAAATGGTGATATTGCAAGAGCAAGTGTATTATCAGATATCATTCAAAAAGATTTAGTGTATTATGAATTACAAGCTAAACAGTGTGTTATCGTGCCGATACCAATCAGTGAAGAACGATTGAAGATCAGAGGGTTTAATCAAGTTGAAGTGATGTTGGATGCTAGTTCAATTCGATATGAGCGTATTTTAAGAACGAATAAACAATATACGCAATCGCAATTAACTTTAGAACAAAGGTTAGCGTTAAATAATCCATTTTATATTGATGAAGATGAGATAAAGAAAGTATCAATAGATTTCAAAGATAAAACAATCATTATAGTAGATGATATCATCACGACAGGGGTGACAATTCACCATGCAGCACAAGTGTTAAACCATCTGAATCCTTATGATATAAAGGTGTATGCGTTTGCAAACGCAGGGAAAAAAGGGTATAATAAAAGTAGAAAATAA